A stretch of the Nematostella vectensis chromosome 1, jaNemVect1.1, whole genome shotgun sequence genome encodes the following:
- the LOC5503930 gene encoding transmembrane protein 26 has translation MIVFALFAAFFTRVLFSVHVLLSVGLVVLHTKQPLYWAFLLGLVALVCEMLYVMIVRKGAEYKYFWPSCFLYISAIIPVVWVMELDLLRHRLDKRDQLTLRLSGSNTIDTSGLNIDGIGIAATIQVDTAAKKVCELGVVVIIIVGRWLLPRGRMTRDQLSNLLLCYIGMGADILELFAALTEPEVMHNASVTYATLALFSWSMFQFCVVATATVGGSEESPDITHQPSEGEGVLVEDVEDQESSPISPPLHRDSLVPGQSIEPRKSIIEIAWSTHEPVTIDLPPTDLQIASNSKFVLSADFFQIVAALFMQDGPFLLLRLSLLIGYGVSSEIHIFFTAKNALTVVIMLYRLYILVLDMYGLPHLRAAIARSMRVAGVTAGATQQA, from the exons ATGATAGTGTTCGCTCTATTTGCGGCGTTCTTCACTCGGGTGTTGTTCAGTGTGCACGTCCTTCTTTCAGTCGGGCTCGTAGTCTTGCATACTAAACAGCCGCTCTACTGGGCTTTCTTGCTAGGACTTGTTGCCTTGGTGTGTGAAATGCTCTACGTGATGATCGTCAGGAAAGGCGCTGAGTATAAATA tttctGGCCGAGCTGCTTTTTATACATATCCGCCATTATTCCGGTGGTGTGGGTGATGGAGCTTGACTTACTTCGACACAGACTGGACAAGCGGGATCAGCTGACTCTCAGGCTCTCAGGATCCAATACCATAGACACTTCCGGGCTCAACATCGATGGT ATCGGTATCGCGGCGACAATTCAAGTCGACACTGCCGCGAAGAAAGTTTGTGAGCTTGGTGTCGTGGTTATCATCATCGTGGGGCGATGGCTGTTGCCAAGGGGACGAATGACACGTGACCAGCTGTCAAACCTGTTGCTATGTTACATCGGCATGGGTGCAGATATCTTGG AGTTGTTTGCCGCACTGACGGAACCGGAAGTAATGCATAACGCATCTGTGACGTATGCCACTCTAGCTCTGTTTAGTTGGAGCATGTTCCAGTTTTGTGTCGTTGCTACAGCAACCGTAGGTGGCAGTGAAGAAAGCCCAGACATTACCCATCAACCATCAGAG GGCGAAGGCGTATTGGTAGAAGACGTCGAAGATCAAGAAAGCAGCCCAATTTCGCCGCCCTTACATCGTGACAGCCTTGTGCCGGGACAGAGCATCGAGCCCCGCAAAAGTATAATCGAGATCGCGTGGTCAACCCACGAGCCAGTAACAATAGACCTTCCGCCAACCGACCTTCAGATCGCCTCAAACTCTAAGTTCGTTTTGTCTGCTGATTTCTTTCAA ATAGTGGCCGCCCTGTTCATGCAAGACGGACCTTTTCTATTACTCCGGCTCTCCCTGCTGATTGGCTATGGGGTGTCTAGTGAAATCCACATCTTCTTCACGGCTAAGAATGCGCTTACTGTGGTCATTATGCTATACCGTCTCTACATTCTAGTGCTTGACATGTATGGATTGCCACACCTGAGAGCTGCCATTGCACGGAGCATGCGCGTAGCGGGGGTAACCGCTGGTGCAACACAGCAGGCGTAA